One genomic region from Oryzias melastigma strain HK-1 linkage group LG19, ASM292280v2, whole genome shotgun sequence encodes:
- the rsph1 gene encoding radial spoke head 1 homolog isoform X1 — translation MSFSGSEDLNEELSKLASYEGERNDAGQRHGVGRSVLPNGDMYQGRYEHGERHGQGTYRFKNGAVYVGEYFKNLKHGQGTFYYPDGSKYDGLWVNDLRQGRGVYTYSNGDTYDGEWLNHFRHGQGKYCYKNTGSKYVGSWVNGKMQSAGEYIHANHRYQGNFFNNKPNGAGKFVFDIGCEQHGEFQESQQNFSDDEWDETGAPRWVPQ, via the exons ATGTCGTTCTCTGGTTCCGAAGATCTGAACGAAGAACTCAGTAAACTCGCG AGTTACGAGGGCGAACGGAACGATGCAGGACAGCGGCACGGCGTCGGCAGGAGCGTCCTGCCCAACGGAGACATGTACCAGGGCCGCTACGAGCACGGAGAGAGGCACGGGCAG GGGACGTATCGCTTCAAGAACGGAGCAGTATACGTAGGAGAATATTTCAAGAACTTGAAACACGGACAAGGCACCTTCTACTACCCAGATGGCTCCAAATATGACG gCTTGTGGGTCAATGACCTGAGACAAGGCCGAGGGGTGTATACCTACAGCAACGGGGACACCTACGACGGAGAGTGGCTGAACCACTTCAG ACACGGTCAGGGGAAATACTGTTACAAAAACACCGGATCAAAGTATGTTGGCTCCTGGGTGAACGGCAAGATGCAGTCAGCTGGAGAGTACATCCATGCTAACCACAGGTATCAAGGCAACTTTTTCAATAACAAG CCCAACGGAGCGGGAAAGTTTGTGTTTGACATCGGCTGTGAGCAGCACGGAGAGTTCCAGGAATCTCAGCAG aacttttctgatgatgagtGGGATGAGACTGGCGCCCCCCGGTGGGTTCCCCAGTGA
- the rsph1 gene encoding radial spoke head 1 homolog isoform X2 — MSFSGSEDLNEELSKLASYEGERNDAGQRHGVGRSVLPNGDMYQGRYEHGERHGQGTYRFKNGAVYVGEYFKNLKHGQGTFYYPDGSKYDGLWVNDLRQGRGVYTYSNGDTYDGEWLNHFRHGQGKYCYKNTGSKYVGSWVNGKMQSAGEYIHANHRYQGNFFNNKQRPSSEELLVL, encoded by the exons ATGTCGTTCTCTGGTTCCGAAGATCTGAACGAAGAACTCAGTAAACTCGCG AGTTACGAGGGCGAACGGAACGATGCAGGACAGCGGCACGGCGTCGGCAGGAGCGTCCTGCCCAACGGAGACATGTACCAGGGCCGCTACGAGCACGGAGAGAGGCACGGGCAG GGGACGTATCGCTTCAAGAACGGAGCAGTATACGTAGGAGAATATTTCAAGAACTTGAAACACGGACAAGGCACCTTCTACTACCCAGATGGCTCCAAATATGACG gCTTGTGGGTCAATGACCTGAGACAAGGCCGAGGGGTGTATACCTACAGCAACGGGGACACCTACGACGGAGAGTGGCTGAACCACTTCAG ACACGGTCAGGGGAAATACTGTTACAAAAACACCGGATCAAAGTATGTTGGCTCCTGGGTGAACGGCAAGATGCAGTCAGCTGGAGAGTACATCCATGCTAACCACAGGTATCAAGGCAACTTTTTCAATAACAAG CAAAGACCTTCCTCTgaagagcttcttgtgttgtaG
- the adprm gene encoding manganese-dependent ADP-ribose/CDP-alcohol diphosphatase → MDECRFQEPLFTFGVIADVQYADIDDGYNYTRTRKRYYRSSLQLLKNALDAWRGARVPPLFVLQLGDLIDGFNKAHGASERALDAALRGFDSFPAPVHHVWGNHEFYNFSRSALLRSRLNSRQHADSSPGSAPARPDIYAYRFTPVPGFTFVVLDAYDVSLLGREESSEEYRGAMELIRRYNQNQDLNCPPDVKQRFTMFNGGFSQEQLDWLDAVLTSADEKQERVTIVSHLPAHPDSTDAVCLAWNCEELLAVIGSHKSVVCYMAGHAHDGGYHRDEDTGVHHLTLDGVIETSPYSDAFGIVSVYADRMELKGSGRVMDQLFLFS, encoded by the exons ATGGACGAGTGTCGTTTTCAGGAGCCGCTGTTCACGTTTGGGGTCATCGCTGACGTCCAGTACGCGGACATCGATGACGGCTACAATTATACCCGCACCCGGAAGCGCTACTACCGGAGCAGTTTACAGCTGCTGAAAAACGCCCTGGACGCCTGGAGAGGGGCGCGCGTGCCGCCGCTCTTCGTCCTCCAGCTGGGAGACCTCATCGACGGCTTCAACAAGGCCCACGGCGCTTCGGAGCGGGCTCTGGACGCGGCGCTCCGCGGGTTCGACTCCTTCCCCGCGCCGGTGCATCACGTGTGGGGGAACCACGAGTTCTACAACTTCAGCAGGAGCGCGCTGCTGCGCTCGCGGCTGAACAGCAGGCAGCACGCGGACAGCAGCCCGGGCTCGGCCCCGGCCCGGCCTGACATCTACGCGTACCGGTTCACTCCGGTTCCGGGGTTCACGTTCGTGGTGCTGGACGCCTATGACGTCAGCTTGCTGGGCAGGGAGGAGTCCAGCGAGGAGTACCGAGGGGCCATGGAGCTGATCCGGAGGTACAACCAGAACCAGGACCTCAACTGTCCGCCAG ACGTCAAGCAGAGGTTCACCATGTTCAACGGAGGCTTCAGTCAGGAGCAGCTGGACTGGCTGGACGCCGTGCTGACCTCTGCAGATGAGAAGCAGGAGCGAGTCACCATCGTCA GTCACCTCCCCGCCCACCCGGACTCCACGGACGCCGTCTGCCTCGCCTGGAACTGCGAAGAGCTCCTCGCCGTCATCGGCTCGCACAAAAGCGTGGTGTGTTACATGGCAGGACACGCCCACGACGGAGGATACCACCGTGATGAGGACACGGGGGTGCACCACCTGACTCTGGACGGGGTGATTGAGACTTCGCCCTACAGCGACGCGTTCGGGATCGTGTCCGTGTACGCGGACAGGATGGAGCTGAAAGGAAGCGGGAGGGTGATGGATCAGCTCTTCCTGTTCTCATGA